AGTTACAGACGCTCGGGTCGAATTGGCACAAGATAAAGTGGATACAAATTCCTTGAAGCCGCAGGAAGCAAATGTGAGTATTGGTTTGGGCTCTCTCGATGTTTTGAAAAATGAGCAGAATATGCTGTGGAATGAAAAATCTGCGGAGCCAGAAAGCAGGGTTGGTTCCGAGATTTTGAATGTCAAACAGGAACTAGTTGGTAGAAAAATTGAAGGAGCTGATCAGCTCGAATTATCTACTTGTCTGAATAATGCTGGATTGTTTTTAGGAGCAAATAAACCATGTATTCCTTGTTTGGAGGAGAAAATCGGTGAAGGTATTGGCCAAATGTCTGGAAAGTCAGATCTGTCAGCCCTGAGTTTGGCTTTGAACAGAGAAATGCTTGTTTCGCATGATAGAAATAATAGTACTATCAGTGATGTTAGCAGTCTAGCATGTGTTAATCGATCTAACTGGGATCTAAACACGACTATGGATGTTTGGGAGGGTTCTGTTGCTAACCAAGCATATGTGTGCGAGGCTGCTGGTATTGATGGATCTAGAAATTCCAAAGTTGGGTGTGGTGTGATAGCGTCTTTTGGCACATCACTTGTAGTTGGTGTCAATTTGAACAAGGGTAATCAAGTTTTGGATGAACATAGCTCTAATTCTTCTAATACATCTATACAACATAGCCAGCTGTACCTGCCTGAAGATATCCTTAGTCTTAGTCTTTCTATGCCTTGTAGAGAGTTGGATTTGTGTGGTGAGCATTCTTCTTTATCAGATAATATGGGCTCTGAAAGTGTTGATTCAAGGGTGAACTTGGGACTATCACAGCCAAATATGAATTTGACCTTTACTAATGTTGGAATCATCAAATCAGAACCTGTAAAtgagaattcaaaatttgattgtAGCACTGGTAATAGCAGTAATATGGTTTTATCGAAACTTTCTTCTGTGAAAAAAGAATGTTTAGAAAAGCACAGTGCCGAGTCTGTTATTCCTAAGAAATCAGTGAAATCTGAATTGGTTCAGGAGGGAAATAAGGAAAGCTGTGAGTCTAAACATTCTATGCTATCTCAATCTGTTGCAAAGAAAGGAAAGGTTATGCAGCATCAAGATAGCTCAGCATCTTCTTCCGCTTTATTAATTCCTTTGACACCTCAGAATTCATGTCCTTCAAGTATTTTAACTTGTTTAGAGTTACCCGTAGTTGGAGGTCTGCTAAATCAGCTTGGACACTCTTTACTGTCGAATGAAGTACTTGGGCCCAGGTATATACCAGATGAACAGATTGATGGCCTGGTTTCTAAATCTGTGAGCCAGAATGACAAACACTTAAACTTGTACAAGACAGAGGAGTTAAGTGCTCTTGATGCTGGTAACTGTCGGTTGGTTTCGGTTATCGAGAATTCTAATGAGTTGTGTGGAAACAATGAGCTAGTTGCAGACAATGAGGAAAAGATGAAATTATCAACTAAAATACCTGAAGAAAGTACTTTTGTATCTGATTGTAAATCTTATGGAAACCATATTTCCTGCACGGATGTAGAAGAGAAGATGCAAGACAAGGAAGATGATGATTACGAGGATGGTGAGGTTCGAGAACCGCTAAAAGATTCAGTTGGAGAAGATGTGAGGGTTGTTGAACCGAAGTCAGAAAAATTAGTGCTTGTTGAATGTCCTTCCAAGAATAATGATCAAAACACCAGCACACCTGTTTCTGATAAAAATGCCCCAGTAACAAAAAATAATGATGAAACTATCTGTAATAAAATTAAAGAGGGTGCCATTTGTTTCGATGAGGCTAAAAGTGTGGATATAATCTTGCAGAATCCTCTATCAGACAATTTGAAAGATGTTGATTCTTTCGGAAAGAAATCGGTCTGTGTTGTCACTTCGGAAAAGCAGCTTGATCTTCTGGGAGAAGATGTTAACAAAAGCAATGAAAAAGAAATCTCTGCAGCGACTAGTGAAAGTCATTCAATGGGTGCTACACTTGATGGTGATGCTATTGATAAAATTGATATATGTCTAGTAAATCATAATACAGCTTCGTCTGAGGTGAAAGTATCTGCAGATGGTAACAAAATTGTTAAAGATTTCAGTAGTGCAGCCAATAAAAGCCGGATCATAACTTTACCTCGTGCTTCTGTTATCAGCACTCCGTGTAAAACTAGATCATTGTCGGGCAGGTTGTTAACACCACAAAGTGAGAAAGACAAATATTCTAATCTTGATGGGGATGCACGCCCACGATGGAATAGGTGATCATTTGTGACACTACTAATTGATTTTCTTCTCACTTATATAATAATTTCTTTTCTAcacgaaatatttataataattctgctcctttttttcaattttcagaGATGAACTATATACTGATG
The DNA window shown above is from Primulina huaijiensis isolate GDHJ02 chromosome 12, ASM1229523v2, whole genome shotgun sequence and carries:
- the LOC140990743 gene encoding uncharacterized protein; the protein is MPISGNEEPGVLSPQLKQRQQFINFSGAIPLKKRKFPVVRSPSPSPEEKTCCSEENVSKDKNDSNSPDGRLSIDNSKDIGHPCKVEENKSFELIVKKEQVTDARVELAQDKVDTNSLKPQEANVSIGLGSLDVLKNEQNMLWNEKSAEPESRVGSEILNVKQELVGRKIEGADQLELSTCLNNAGLFLGANKPCIPCLEEKIGEGIGQMSGKSDLSALSLALNREMLVSHDRNNSTISDVSSLACVNRSNWDLNTTMDVWEGSVANQAYVCEAAGIDGSRNSKVGCGVIASFGTSLVVGVNLNKGNQVLDEHSSNSSNTSIQHSQLYLPEDILSLSLSMPCRELDLCGEHSSLSDNMGSESVDSRVNLGLSQPNMNLTFTNVGIIKSEPVNENSKFDCSTGNSSNMVLSKLSSVKKECLEKHSAESVIPKKSVKSELVQEGNKESCESKHSMLSQSVAKKGKVMQHQDSSASSSALLIPLTPQNSCPSSILTCLELPVVGGLLNQLGHSLLSNEVLGPRYIPDEQIDGLVSKSVSQNDKHLNLYKTEELSALDAGNCRLVSVIENSNELCGNNELVADNEEKMKLSTKIPEESTFVSDCKSYGNHISCTDVEEKMQDKEDDDYEDGEVREPLKDSVGEDVRVVEPKSEKLVLVECPSKNNDQNTSTPVSDKNAPVTKNNDETICNKIKEGAICFDEAKSVDIILQNPLSDNLKDVDSFGKKSVCVVTSEKQLDLLGEDVNKSNEKEISAATSESHSMGATLDGDAIDKIDICLVNHNTASSEVKVSADGNKIVKDFSSAANKSRIITLPRASVISTPCKTRSLSGRLLTPQSEKDKYSNLDGDARPRWNRDELYTDDPRKCVKDRVHGQSFRNSRHSFMLGKGRVFGRFGRLHNEWDSDRDYEAETYNGRADYRVFRHKQSSSIAGELEFNDYGITPDGTSCSGMEKTINDELPSVRRPFLRRLPPGDIDGQMTRNTQMPRRFPRNISPSRYTVEDGSDFLGRRHDEKFMRHLSDDIRDPVFPRQHTRFDDLDCQLRRNRNFSAVPRKGYPRTYSKSPTRSRTRSPGPWSSPRQRSPNGHPGSTQQRSPPLFRMGRMRSPERTSCHDEIGPRRRASPSYISQHMNGLKDFDFGREHVHPRPVNSNRRSPPRRLFPRSTVRSDVLDSRERTEGDEYSNRPGHSDRFQELCNDGSMDERRNLSERRGFVRSSYDTDNGNYHLHLNSGPKPYRLYQEADTEFVERSNMREREFGGHIKHPPLSVSRRMRDIEEQQGGSHRPGGRGWHDDGFSDVSGMKRRRF